A window of Sutcliffiella cohnii contains these coding sequences:
- a CDS encoding VanZ family protein: MQRLIIPWLLVVAWMVLIFSFSAQPAEQSSSLSGGIVEPIIETIETVVPVVTIDKEFFHTFIRKNAHFFAYFILGVLSKHAFRRSGVIGMKAGIFAFFLSVVYAISDEVHQLFVPGRSGEVRDVLIDSAGAFIGIVIYYCLSKLYNRNKALSRS; the protein is encoded by the coding sequence ATGCAACGCTTAATTATACCGTGGCTCTTAGTAGTCGCATGGATGGTACTTATTTTCTCCTTCTCGGCTCAGCCTGCTGAACAATCTTCCAGTTTAAGTGGAGGGATTGTGGAGCCGATTATTGAAACAATTGAAACAGTAGTCCCTGTTGTTACTATTGATAAGGAGTTTTTCCATACGTTTATTCGTAAAAATGCTCACTTTTTTGCTTATTTTATTTTAGGTGTTCTATCGAAACATGCTTTTAGGCGTAGTGGAGTTATTGGAATGAAGGCGGGGATTTTTGCCTTTTTCTTATCAGTTGTTTACGCAATTTCAGACGAGGTACATCAACTTTTCGTACCAGGTAGAAGTGGAGAGGTTAGGGATGTGCTTATTGATAGTGCTGGAGCGTTCATAGGCATTGTCATATATTATTGTTTGTCTAAACTATATAACCGAAACAAGGCACTTTCTCGTTCGTAG
- a CDS encoding AEC family transporter — protein sequence MTALLFILKDIILPIFIIMAIGYILQKKFKLDLSTLAKLNIYFVVPAFIFVKLYESSFTMQLFVNVLSFFILLVVLLYIIASITAKIMKMDNKKKTTFANSTMFFNSGNYGVPVNDLVFKSDPYAMSIQVIMLTLQNIFVFSYGIFSLKSADVGKLKAALGYFKMPVLYAMLSGVLLNYWNVPIPDFIWVPAHYIADAMVALALLTLGAQVANLKKIAISSFVLVSGGIRLIIGPTLALAIIYLFNVDGITAQSLLIASSMPTAVNSAVIAQEYNSHPELAAQTVLFSTICSSLSVAFVIYLGSVLF from the coding sequence ATGACTGCTTTATTATTTATTTTAAAAGATATTATTCTACCAATTTTTATTATTATGGCGATCGGGTATATCCTACAAAAAAAGTTTAAGCTTGATTTGTCCACTCTAGCAAAACTGAATATTTATTTCGTTGTGCCAGCATTTATTTTTGTAAAACTATATGAATCCTCGTTTACGATGCAGCTTTTTGTTAATGTGCTTTCATTTTTCATTTTACTTGTCGTTTTGCTGTATATCATTGCTTCAATCACTGCCAAAATAATGAAAATGGACAATAAGAAAAAAACAACGTTCGCTAACTCGACGATGTTTTTTAATTCAGGTAACTACGGAGTACCTGTAAATGATTTAGTTTTTAAAAGCGATCCGTATGCTATGTCCATCCAAGTAATTATGTTAACACTGCAAAATATATTTGTGTTTTCATATGGTATTTTTTCGTTAAAATCTGCAGATGTAGGAAAGCTGAAAGCAGCTCTTGGCTATTTTAAAATGCCTGTTCTTTATGCCATGTTGTCTGGCGTTCTATTAAACTATTGGAATGTACCGATACCGGATTTTATATGGGTACCTGCTCACTATATCGCGGACGCAATGGTCGCTTTAGCACTACTAACTTTAGGTGCTCAAGTCGCAAACTTAAAAAAAATTGCGATTTCTTCATTTGTGCTAGTTAGTGGTGGAATCCGTTTAATTATTGGGCCTACTCTTGCACTCGCTATTATCTATTTATTCAACGTTGACGGTATCACGGCTCAATCATTACTAATCGCAAGCTCTATGCCTACAGCTGTGAATAGCGCTGTCATAGCACAAGAATACAACAGTCATCCTGAGTTAGCAGCGCAAACTGTACTATTTTCTACAATATGTAGCTCTCTTTCAGTAGCGTTCGTCATTTATTTAGGAAGTGTTTTATTTTAA
- a CDS encoding alpha-hydroxy-acid oxidizing protein, giving the protein MEKTVDVSRVVQFEEWEKLAKENIDHNAFTYIQSGAGREETLRSNEEDFRKIKLIPRYLKDVSNVCLKTNILGETLPYPFMIAPVGMQGIAHRDGELATARAANALKVPFIASTVTTYSLEEIAAELPDTIKWFQLYWSGDWEITASFLHRAEKAGYSAIVVTVDTPLLGWREKDLTNGYSPLKVGKGAGNYFSDPVFLQRLKRSPQEDSTAAAEEMIKLVLEPKLTWDDIRFIREYTSLPIIIKGILHPEDAKQALNYGVDGIVVSNHGGRQLDGAISSIEALPAIVEEIQNKIPVLLDSGIRSGADAVKALTLGADAVCLGRPFVYGLAAAGQEGVSQVLQNFIQDLKVTKSLT; this is encoded by the coding sequence TTGGAAAAAACAGTAGATGTAAGTCGCGTTGTTCAATTTGAAGAATGGGAAAAACTCGCAAAAGAAAATATCGATCATAATGCTTTTACGTACATTCAATCTGGAGCAGGCAGAGAAGAAACGCTGCGAAGTAATGAAGAGGACTTTCGAAAAATAAAGCTCATTCCACGATATTTAAAAGATGTTTCAAACGTTTGTTTGAAAACGAATATTTTAGGAGAAACATTACCGTATCCGTTTATGATAGCACCAGTTGGCATGCAAGGAATTGCACATAGGGATGGGGAACTCGCAACAGCACGTGCAGCTAACGCACTAAAGGTTCCATTCATTGCTAGTACGGTCACGACATATTCTTTGGAAGAGATAGCGGCAGAGCTACCAGACACGATAAAATGGTTCCAATTGTATTGGAGTGGCGATTGGGAAATAACAGCAAGCTTTCTTCACCGCGCTGAAAAAGCAGGATACAGTGCAATTGTTGTGACAGTAGATACTCCATTATTAGGATGGCGAGAAAAAGACTTAACTAATGGGTATTCTCCACTAAAAGTTGGCAAAGGGGCAGGTAACTATTTTTCAGATCCTGTTTTTCTACAACGTTTAAAGCGTTCGCCACAGGAAGACAGTACGGCAGCAGCGGAAGAAATGATTAAACTTGTGCTAGAACCGAAATTAACTTGGGACGATATTCGCTTTATACGTGAATATACATCATTGCCAATCATTATTAAAGGAATACTACATCCTGAAGACGCGAAACAGGCGCTTAACTATGGTGTGGATGGCATTGTTGTCTCTAATCACGGTGGTCGACAATTAGACGGAGCTATTTCTTCCATTGAGGCGTTACCCGCAATTGTCGAAGAAATTCAAAATAAAATACCGGTATTACTAGATAGCGGAATCCGATCCGGTGCAGACGCGGTAAAAGCGTTAACTCTCGGTGCCGATGCAGTATGTCTCGGTCGACCGTTCGTGTACGGCTTAGCGGCAGCTGGGCAAGAAGGTGTTTCACAAGTTCTGCAAAACTTTATACAAGATTTAAAAGTGACTAAAAGTTTAACGTAA
- a CDS encoding methionine ABC transporter permease: MTSTVSEFLHEWGDTIWEAIIQTFQMLGISLSISAAIGIPLGVFLVLTRPGKSLENKYVYGFLNISINITRSIPFIILLFFILPFTKLIAGTSMGVRGVIVPLVVYTAPYIARLIENSLLEVDKGVVEAYEAMGIKTRHIIWNVMIREARSSIVLGLTIATIGLIGATAMAGLVGAGGLGDLAYRFGHLRYQLDVMYVTVFLLIILVIIIQSAGNIVAAKLKKD, translated from the coding sequence ATGACGTCAACAGTAAGCGAATTCCTTCATGAGTGGGGAGATACGATTTGGGAAGCGATTATTCAAACGTTTCAAATGCTGGGAATTTCTTTGTCTATCTCAGCAGCAATTGGTATTCCGCTAGGTGTATTCCTCGTTCTTACACGTCCAGGTAAAAGCTTAGAAAATAAATATGTGTACGGTTTTTTAAATATTAGTATTAATATTACACGTTCTATTCCTTTCATTATATTACTCTTCTTTATTTTACCTTTTACGAAACTAATCGCGGGTACTTCGATGGGAGTGCGTGGTGTAATCGTACCGCTTGTTGTTTATACAGCACCGTACATCGCGAGACTAATAGAAAATTCACTTTTAGAAGTGGATAAAGGAGTAGTCGAAGCGTACGAAGCGATGGGAATTAAAACTCGCCACATCATTTGGAATGTGATGATTCGTGAAGCGCGTTCCTCCATTGTCCTCGGTTTAACAATTGCAACAATTGGTTTAATTGGTGCAACGGCAATGGCTGGTTTAGTAGGAGCAGGGGGATTAGGAGACCTAGCTTATCGTTTCGGGCATTTACGCTACCAGTTGGACGTTATGTATGTAACCGTCTTCCTTCTAATCATTCTCGTTATCATTATTCAATCGGCTGGAAATATTGTCGCCGCGAAGCTTAAGAAAGATTAG